The window taccccagacgcttcacataccctggttcaatccattgacagcacatcgacctcgatataccacatcattccaattcaatctatttcttgcccacctttcaccttcctgcatgttcaggccccgatcactcaaaatctttttcactccatccttccacctccaatttggtctcccacttcttgttccctccacctctgacacatatatcctctttgtcaatctctcctcactcactgtgtccacatgtccaaaccattttaacaccccctcttctgctctctcagtcacactttttattaccacacatctctcataccctttcaccacctacttgatcaaaccaccccacaccacacattgtcctcagacactttattcccaacacatccaccctcctccacacaaccctgtctatagcccatgcctcgcaaccatacaacactgttggaaccactactccctcaaacatacccacctttgctctctgagacaatgttctcaccttccacacattcttcagtgctcccagaacctctgccccctcccccacctcgtgacgcacttctgcttccatggttctatccactgctatgtccactcccagatatctaaaacactacatttcctccagttttctccatccaaacttacctcccagttaacttgtccctcaaccctactgaacttaataaccttgctcttattcacatttactctcgactttctcctttcacacactctaccaaactcagtcaccaacttctgcagtttctcacccgaatgagccaccagcgctgtatcatcagcgaacaacagctgactcacttctcatgccctctcgtctacaacagactgcatacttgcccttctctccaaaactcttgcatttttctccctaacaaccccaccataaacaaattaaacaaccatggagacatcatgcactcctgctgcaaaccgacattcactgggaaccagtcactttcctctgttcctacttgtacacatgtcttacatccttggtaaaaacttttcactgcttctagtgacttacctcccactccatatactcttaaaaccttccacaaagcatttctatcaaccctatcatatgccctctccagatccataaatgctacatacaaatccatctgtttttctaagtatttctcacatacatcctctaccacttctgaaacctcactgctcttctccaatctgatgctctgtacatgcctttaccctctcaatcaataccctacccaataatttcccaggaatactcaacaaacttatgcttctgtaatttgagcactcctttatcccgtttgcctttgtacaatggcactatgcaaccattccgccaatcccaggCACTTCatcgtgatccatacatatattgaatagccttaccaaccaatcaacaacacagtcaccccctattctaataaattccactgcaatatcatccaaacccgctgccctgccggctttcatccctTGCAAAGcagtcaccacctcttctctgttcaccaaaccactctccctgaccctcccacttcacacaccaccttgaccaaagcaccccaCATCCACTACTCTATCATCACACCCATTCAGtgaaccatcaaaatactcacttcatctccctcccactttatcactacctgacACCACCTCCCtatttacccccccacccccaccccgatgttctcatttgttctctctcacacaccctacttacctccctccaaaacatctttttgttctccccaaaatttaacaacactgtctcaccccaactctcactcgccctccttttcacctcctgcacccctcTTCCGACCTCCTGCACCCCTCAtctgacctcctgctgctcttttttttttttttacacatctcccagtcatttgcattacttccctgcaaaaattgtccaatcgCCTCTCATCTTTTTCACCAACCCCATtccttcatcctgccactcaccatccccacaacCTACTCACTTCCCACCCTTCCCATGCTACATGCAttccttgcgcaagccatcactgcttccccaaacacatcccattccttccccacccccccatgtCACCaactctcaccctttgccattctgcactcaatctcccctggtacttccccacacaggtctccccTCCAAGCTCACCACtggcaccactctcttctccccaacattctctcttcctttctgaaaacctccacaaatcttcaccctcgcctctacaaggtaatgatcagacatccctccagctacctccCTCAGCACATCAACACCCAAAAGCCCTTCCTTCACACACCCATCAACCAACACGCAATCCAACAACACCtcctgaccatctctcccactcacatacattcacCTACGTATATCTGTCTTCTCAAACCAGGTACCCTCAATCACCagtcccccatcactataacctggtctcatacatcaaagccgctaacacacccactcagccattcccaaaacacctgcctttcatgtttcctgcattagtgaggtggtgccaggaaacagacaaagaaagaccaatCCACTTATGTACACATAAgcatactcacacatatacaaacatttattcattcattctattatacttgatcaccaattcctgcaccagcgaggtagtgccaggaaacagacaaaggacggctcctcaactctcatacacacctatatacataaacgcccatacacatacacatgcatatactcatcaacatgtacacaaatacatacatatacatacacagacatgtacatatatacacttgtacatatccatacttgcttgccctcatccattcctggtaccaccctgccccacaagaaacagcatcgctaccccctgcttcaacgaggtagtgccaggaaaatggacaaaaaaggccacagtcattcacgctcagtctctagctgtcatatgtaatgcaccgaaaccatagcttcctatccatatccatgccccacagatgcttcacatgccctggttcagtccattgacagcacattgttccaattcactccatttcttgcacacctctcaccctcttgtatgttctggTCCCGATTGGTCAAAAtgttttttcactccttccttccacctcaatttggtctctcacttctccttgttccctccacctgtgacatatatcctctttatcaaccattcctcactcattttctgcatatgtctagaccatttcaacacaccctcttctgctctctcaaccacactctttgtattaccacacttctctcttaccctttcattacttacttgatcaaacctctttgcacaacatattttcctcaaacatttcacttccaacacatccacccttctccatacaaccctatctatagcccaagccttgtaaccatataacatcgttagaattactattccttcaaatatacccatttttgctctcagagataacgttctctccacacacgcattcttcatcactcccagaacctttgccccctcccccactctgtgactcacagccgcttccatggttccattcgatgctaagtccacttccagatatctaaaaccttcacctccaatttttctccattcaaacttacgtcccaactaacttgtccttcaaccctgcttaacctaataacctcactcttattcacatttactctgaactttctcctttcttacacttttctatactgtcaccaacttctgcagtttctcactcgaatcagccaccagtgctctattatcggcaaacaacagctgactcgctttccatccctctcatccccaacagactgcatactcgtccctttttccaaaactcttgcatttacctcccaaacaaccccatccataaacaaattaatcaaccatgaagacatcgcacacccctgccacagacagaccttcacttggaaccaatcactctcctctcttcctactcgtacacatcccttacatccttgatgaaaacttttcattgcttttagcagcttagctcccacaccatatactcttgagaccttccacaaagcatctctatcagccctatcatatgccttctccagatccagaaataccacatacaaatccatctgtttttctaaatatttctctcacacattcttcacctttcattttttttctttgtgtattaGTCCTTTTTCTATAACTGATCAGATTTTGATATTTATGCAGCAGATTCTGTGTTTGCTTTTGTCCTTTCATGTATCTGAATGACCGTTGAAATCGCTTCTGCATTTCCCTGCCCAGCATTTTCTTCCATAGATTTTGTATGTTTTTCAGTCCTTTTCAGTGATTGAACAGCCTTCATTACATCTGGAGAAGACTTATTAGACTTTGTTTGCTTTTTAATGGTTTCACCTTTCTTCTTGTTTTGAATCTCTTGAATCCCCCCCAATTAACTGTATTTCTGTTCCTCTCTAACCTTAGGACACCCTTTGTGATCCTTGAAATGTAGATCTAGTTGCCCTTCTGGTCTTGCTCCTCAACAAGTTTCCATAACATCTCTAAACATTTGCTGTCTGATGTTTTCATCTGTAACTTCGTCTTTGCTTTCATCTTGAGCCTCCTTTTTTCGCCTTTGGGACtgactggttttggtacattcctGTAACCGAGTCCATACTAGCCATTCTTGGTGTGCTAGAAGTATCTAGTTATACCAAAAATAAAACTGGTAATATTAATGAAGCTTACTAGAGCAAATTATCCTAAAAACATGAGCAGAATTTAGATCTTGATTAACAAAAGGTTGCCGTTTTGTTGCATTAAAAATTGAAATTCTGTTCCCCTTTTTGCATGCTGTACTTTTACACATTAACTTACTGCTTTTGTTCAGCCCAATTTTAACCACTCACCCTCAACAAATTGGGTCTCCTTAAAAGGtgaggaataaaagaaaggaaaaatatagattcATTGAAGTTGGCAACACTCCTTTGATTTGAACCCAGGGCTTGTACTCCTAAAGCCTGTTTAATTTCAAAATTTAGCACACTTAGACTGAACAGCTAATGCATTTACCACTCTGGGACTACTTCATATATACCCTTACTTGTACATGATAGGCTTCGTGAGCTGTAAACTATCCAAAATCTTGAAAAGAAACAGAGATCACTGCTTGCAGCATTTCCTTACTGTGTGATGTATTTGTGTGCTATATATTTATTGAACTCTTGAGAAAGCCTTTGCTAATGTTTTTATTTGGAAAGTAGCATGTATAAGATATAGACATATGGGACAGTTAAAGAATCAGTAATTCCTGACCAAGTTAGACCAGAATTAATTTTCAGTATGTTTATGTATAGTTTATTTCTGTCCACTGTTTAAAggtatgattttattttttcaggATAAGAATCTTCGCAAGTTTCTAAAGGAGCATATAGTAACAGACATCAAAAACATGAATTCTAAAAGCAAAAATATGAAGCTAAACAAGGAATTACAGAACTTCATGTGTGATATGTTGACAGCCAAGCATGCAGTTGCTGCAAAGACATCACTAACTGTGATGATTGAATTGTACAATAAGCGAGTTTGGAATGATGTGAGAACTGTTAACATCATAGCAAGTGCATGCTTCTCTAAAATTACAAAAATTATGGTAGCGGCAATGAAATtctttattggaaaggatcatgaaGCTGAAGTTGAATCGGATAGTGACTCTGAGAATGAAAATGTTGTTATGAAGTCAGCAATGATGACTGCAAAGGttaataaaaagacaaaaaagaatcaAAGAAAATTAGAGAAAGTGAAAGCAACTGctagaaagaatgaaaagaagaatAGAATTAAGGCTAATTTTGACTTTTCAGCTTTGCATTTAATTCATGATCCACAAAATATGGCAGAGAAGATGTATAAACGTTTAGAAAAGATGAATGAAAGATTTGAAGTCAAGATGATGACAATGAATCTGATCTCTCGTCTAATTGGTGTTCATCAGCTCTATTTACCAAATTTCTATCCTTTGGTCCAAAGGTTCCTTTTCCCTCACCAGCGTGAAGTCACAAAAGTTATGGTGTTTGCTGCTCAGGCTGCCCATGCTCAGGTTCCCCCAGATGATCTTGAACCAGTACTTCATACCCTTGCAAACAATTTTGTCACTGATCGTTGCTCCAGTGAAGCTATGGCAATGGGTATCAATTCTATTAGGGAGCTTTGTGCAAGAAATCCTTATTGTATGACAGATGATTTATTACAAGACTTAACACAGTACAAAACACATAAAGATAAGGGAGTAATGATGGCTGCAAGGTCTCTCATATCTCTTTTCAGAGGAAAAAACCGTGAACTCCTTGCAAAGAAGGATCGTGGGGCTCCCACTGAAATTCATGctgaaagaaaacaagaaaagttTGGAGAGAATAAAGCTTTGAGTTATATTCCTGGAGCTGAAATCTTGACATTCAGAGCGCAAGCTGATGATGACCGTATTGAagtgagtgatagtgatgatgatgaatggagtgatgtCCAAAATTCTCATGATGAAGCTAAGGGTAAGATTGCAAATGAGCAAGATGGTGATATAGAAAAGGTATATACTTCAAAGGCTGCCTTAAAAGAAGTAATGAAGTTATCTGCTGAGGAACGAGCAGCTAGGGCAACAGATGTTGTCAGCTCTCGTTTCCTTACAGATGCAGATTTTGCTAGAATAGCTGCTGCACAGGCAGCTAAAGAGATAGAAAAATTCAGTATCAGTAATAAGCGTAAATCCAAAAAACGAAAGcttgaagatgaagaaaaacttgaATCTGAAGAGATTGTATCCTTGAAGAGTATTGAAATGATATATAAGAAAAGGAAACATGATAAGGAAGCCAGAACAGGGACTGTTGTTGCTGGAAGAGAAGGCAGGGAAAAATTTGGATATAAAAAAAGTCATATAAACCCAGATGCATCAACCTCAAATAAGATAAAGTTGAAAACTAAAAATTTCATGATGCTTAAGCACAAAATTGCTGGAAAACATAAAAAGTCCTTCCGAGAGAAGCAAATAAAGCTGAAAAATGCTCTGCTGAAGCAAAAGAAGAATTATAAGTAATTTTGATAATTTCATGGAAATCCAATAACTGTATGATACCTATCATGAGGCTTTCAAAATTTTTGAGCACACACAAATTGAGAGAAcagagttacagggaaatgctGGAAGCCTTAAATTTACCCACCATGGGAAAGTGAAGAATGAGAGTGACTTGAACCCAAacattaagtttttaaaacagattgatgacacggacagtggacagttcttcaagagatgcaagGATAAAACAACTGGAGGACTCAGCATAAAATTGAGcaagaaaattgttaagaaagatgTGGAGAGGTACTTCTGTAGTATgatagtggtggatgggtggagtgAAATGACAAGAAATAGTTAATGCAATCCATTTTGTGATCATTATGGAAGGTGATGTCACGCAATTTTAGTGTGAGGATGTCagggaacagtgtcaaatgcttagTTGATGTCTGTGGCCACTAGCATGGTGAAGGACTTCGGTATTGGtatatgtgaatgaaagcaaggttattaggtgtagcaaGGTAGAGAGACAAGTTAGATGGgttgtgagtttggatggagagaaattggaggaagtgaagtgttttagatatctgggagggaacATGATGGCAAATGGAAACATACAGGTGGAAGTTAGCCATAGGGTGTTTTAGGGGTTGAAGGGTCTAgtagcaatgaaaaatgtgtagaatgaGAGGTTATTATCTTAGAGGGcaagaatgtgtatgtttgaaggtaaagtggttccaacaatgttatatcaatgagagacatggactatagatgatggtgtgtggaggatggtgaatatattggaaatgaaatgttttgagaacagtatgtggtttgaCTGAATGATTGAAtaataaaaggtaagagagaggtatggtaattaaaagattgtcgttgagagagctgaagacggtATGCTaaaattggtttggacatacagagaaaatgattgaggagaggttgacatagaggacacatgtgtcaggagtagaaggaacaaggagaataagGGAAttaaattggagatagaaagaaAGGGTGTAAAagttttgagcagttggggcctgaacatgttggaaatgaaaggtttgcaagggggtgatgtgctgttagtgggctgAGCCTGGGAATGTGAAGCaccaagggtaaaccatggaaaggtatgtgggacctggttgtggatgtgtaactTTGGTTTCAgggaattacacatgacagctagagattggatgtg is drawn from Panulirus ornatus isolate Po-2019 chromosome 49, ASM3632096v1, whole genome shotgun sequence and contains these coding sequences:
- the Mys45A gene encoding protein SDA1 homolog isoform X1, whose protein sequence is MEKIQANNNKLPSNLPQLQNLIKRDAASYTEEFERQHSVYAATCVIFEQNPTIYNEQLHQMVMFLAQISHCYPEKLSEFPQEMVTMLKRHGSVLHPEMRMSFVKSLVLLRSKNMLAPTDLHTLFFQLLHCQDKNLRKFLKEHIVTDIKNMNSKSKNMKLNKELQNFMCDMLTAKHAVAAKTSLTVMIELYNKRVWNDVRTVNIIASACFSKITKIMVAAMKFFIGKDHEAEVESDSDSENENVVMKSAMMTAKVNKKTKKNQRKLEKVKATARKNEKKNRIKANFDFSALHLIHDPQNMAEKMYKRLEKMNERFEVKMMTMNLISRLIGVHQLYLPNFYPLVQRFLFPHQREVTKVMVFAAQAAHAQVPPDDLEPVLHTLANNFVTDRCSSEAMAMGINSIRELCARNPYCMTDDLLQDLTQYKTHKDKGVMMAARSLISLFRGKNRELLAKKDRGAPTEIHAERKQEKFGENKALSYIPGAEILTFRAQADDDRIEVSDSDDDEWSDVQNSHDEAKGKIANEQDGDIEKVYTSKAALKEVMKLSAEERAARATDVVSSRFLTDADFARIAAAQAAKEIEKFSISNKRKSKKRKLEDEEKLESEEIVSLKSIEMIYKKRKHDKEARTGTVVAGREGREKFGYKKSHINPDASTSNKIKLKTKNFMMLKHKIAGKHKKSFREKQIKLKNALLKQKKNYK
- the Mys45A gene encoding protein SDA1 homolog isoform X2, which codes for MEKIQANNNKLPSNLPQLQNLIKRDAASYTEEFERQHSVYAATCVIFEQNPTIYNEQLHQMVMFLAQDKNLRKFLKEHIVTDIKNMNSKSKNMKLNKELQNFMCDMLTAKHAVAAKTSLTVMIELYNKRVWNDVRTVNIIASACFSKITKIMVAAMKFFIGKDHEAEVESDSDSENENVVMKSAMMTAKVNKKTKKNQRKLEKVKATARKNEKKNRIKANFDFSALHLIHDPQNMAEKMYKRLEKMNERFEVKMMTMNLISRLIGVHQLYLPNFYPLVQRFLFPHQREVTKVMVFAAQAAHAQVPPDDLEPVLHTLANNFVTDRCSSEAMAMGINSIRELCARNPYCMTDDLLQDLTQYKTHKDKGVMMAARSLISLFRGKNRELLAKKDRGAPTEIHAERKQEKFGENKALSYIPGAEILTFRAQADDDRIEVSDSDDDEWSDVQNSHDEAKGKIANEQDGDIEKVYTSKAALKEVMKLSAEERAARATDVVSSRFLTDADFARIAAAQAAKEIEKFSISNKRKSKKRKLEDEEKLESEEIVSLKSIEMIYKKRKHDKEARTGTVVAGREGREKFGYKKSHINPDASTSNKIKLKTKNFMMLKHKIAGKHKKSFREKQIKLKNALLKQKKNYK